The Diospyros lotus cultivar Yz01 chromosome 15, ASM1463336v1, whole genome shotgun sequence genome has a window encoding:
- the LOC127792269 gene encoding protein MAIN-LIKE 1-like has product MARTRGGGVEGARQRPTASTRRRRRVEGHDGDSVADTSISEAHISEQPGTLDSSPPSAPEQPSTSAPEQPSISAPDDTTELFLGGPEDPSILKSFKNHVAVSIWAGEERGVLKCNSHGQRIPDWPLVNQQRIYDIVVRFQLAPLIEATYRFVNPTVVSAFSERWQPETNIFHLPFGEMTLTLDDIATILKIPVSGSPVSVPHLTGNEAQNLLCRLLGVSVVEPAGQIAEARGPQLGITSRRDIKGICGYLTLLEAWIYEHFPLTRSKHNLSYTDELPRAHRWLPVIWTPYRRHRAQHPLHEIAFFSRCLKCGGVIEPYHPERVLRQFGHKQNIPPPPLSPIEAKRGRATATYKGESAVSSASWHHCLLLGKSYQVDPSRCRCVETGMSSGI; this is encoded by the exons ATGGCACGTACTCGAGGAGGAGGAGTAGAGGGAGCTCGTCAGCGTCCGACAGCTTCcacaaggaggaggaggagggtagAGGGCCATGATGGTGATTCTGTAGCTGATACATCTATCTCAGAGGCGCACATTTCTGAGCAGCCAGGTACTTTAGACTCATCACCTCCTAGTGCTCCGGAGCAGCCATCTACTAGTGCTCCAGAGCAGCCATCTATTAGTGCTCCGGATGATACTACTGAACTATTTTTGGGAGGCCCTGAAGATCCATCCAttttaaagagttttaaaaatcatgttgctGTTAGCATATGGGCTGGAGAG gAAAGAGGTGTATTAAAGTGCAATAGCCATGGACAAAGAATTCCTGATTGGCCATTGGTAAATCAGCAACGTATTTATGATATTGTTGTAAGATTTCAATTGGCACCTTTGATAGAAGCCACGTATCGATTTGTGAATCCTACAGTTGTGTCAGCCTTTTCAGAAAGATGGCAACCTGAGACTAACATATTTCATCTACCATTTGGTGAGATGACACTCACGCTAGATGACATTGCTACTATTCTGAAGATACCAGTTTCTGGCAGCCCTGTATCAGTCCCTCATTTGACAGGTAATGAAGCTCAGAATTTACTTTGTCGTTTACTTGGGGTCTCAGTAGTAGAACCAGCAGGCCAGATAGCTGAGGCTCGGGGACC GCAACTGGGTATTACGAGTAGAAGAGATATCAAGGGAATCTGTGGATATTTAACATTACTTgag GCTTGGATATACGAACATTTTCCATTGACTAGAAGTAAACATAATCTATCATATACTGACGAGTTGCCTAGGGCTCATCGTTGGCTTCCT GTCATATGGACACCATATAGGAGGCATCGTGCACAACACCCATTGCATGAGATTGCGTTCTTCTCCAGATGTCTTAAGTGTGGAGGCGTGATTGAGCCATATCATCCGGAGAGGGTTCTACGACAATTTGGGCATAAGCAGAATATACCTCCACCTCCATTATCTCCTATTGAAGCCAAGCGGGGTAGAGCTACGGCAACGTATAag